From the Natrarchaeobaculum aegyptiacum genome, one window contains:
- a CDS encoding chemotaxis protein CheB codes for MTRVLVADDPLELGTVVANALATRAEVLHATDLVPATGSGSETDDTTTLCETVARCRPAPDVVVAAWPTVDRARLDALRRLLGSDPVATLVITAAVEPAVRTQLEAVTCDAVDVLHTETTDLSALDDAFAETLCDRITALSDATVSSLAVAQTAATASSIQSAHAVCADSRATADSGAGARVGGTDAGSAMARSGRATNGTTTTTTNGAAVSAGETAGGSVDGIAPKPLEKPTPRRPNQSAAEPTGEHQTDEIGAVSEQTGPESSERASERTEPTAHPTESRDGDRAGHVTSRTPGVPPTVVIGASTGGPAVVEGLLARLPTTLEARVFVVQHMPGVFTGRFADRLDAASDYAVVEPADGKRVDPGTAVVAPGDTHLRVRDDDGLRVTLEEAPSGLTRPSIDVTMESAARTVDGPLCGVVCTGMGRDGAAGIEAIAAAGGHTIAQDEATSSVFGIPGQAIRTGCVDEIVPADLLPDRVVEALGGDQRGDG; via the coding sequence ATGACGCGCGTACTCGTTGCCGACGACCCACTCGAGCTGGGGACGGTCGTCGCCAACGCCCTCGCCACTCGAGCCGAGGTGCTCCACGCGACGGACCTCGTTCCGGCGACTGGATCGGGCTCCGAGACCGACGATACGACCACGCTCTGTGAAACGGTCGCTCGCTGTCGGCCAGCGCCGGACGTCGTCGTCGCCGCCTGGCCGACCGTCGATCGGGCCAGACTCGACGCCCTCAGGCGCCTGCTCGGCTCCGATCCAGTGGCGACACTCGTAATAACCGCCGCGGTCGAGCCCGCGGTCCGGACGCAACTCGAGGCGGTGACCTGCGACGCCGTCGACGTCCTGCACACGGAAACCACGGACCTGTCCGCGCTGGACGATGCGTTCGCCGAGACGCTCTGCGATCGGATCACAGCGCTCTCGGACGCGACCGTCTCCTCGCTCGCAGTGGCACAGACGGCGGCGACGGCGAGTTCGATCCAGTCGGCACACGCAGTCTGTGCGGACTCTCGAGCGACTGCCGATTCGGGAGCCGGTGCCCGTGTGGGTGGGACAGACGCTGGAAGCGCGATGGCGCGTTCGGGGCGGGCCACGAACGGAACCACGACCACGACCACGAACGGCGCGGCAGTTTCCGCCGGTGAGACTGCCGGCGGAAGCGTCGACGGAATTGCCCCGAAACCACTCGAGAAGCCAACGCCGCGACGCCCCAACCAGTCAGCAGCGGAGCCTACCGGGGAACACCAGACGGACGAAATCGGGGCCGTCTCGGAGCAGACGGGTCCCGAGTCGAGCGAACGGGCGTCCGAGAGAACCGAACCGACGGCGCACCCGACCGAGTCGCGGGACGGCGACCGAGCAGGTCACGTGACCTCGAGAACCCCCGGCGTCCCGCCGACGGTCGTGATCGGTGCGTCGACCGGCGGCCCCGCCGTCGTCGAGGGCCTGCTCGCGAGACTCCCGACGACCCTCGAGGCCCGCGTGTTCGTCGTCCAGCACATGCCCGGGGTGTTCACCGGACGATTCGCCGACCGACTCGACGCCGCGAGCGACTACGCAGTCGTCGAACCGGCCGACGGCAAACGGGTCGACCCCGGAACGGCCGTCGTCGCACCCGGTGATACCCACCTCCGCGTTCGGGACGACGACGGACTCCGCGTGACGCTCGAGGAGGCCCCGTCAGGGCTCACGCGACCGTCGATCGACGTCACGATGGAATCCGCCGCCCGGACGGTCGACGGCCCGCTCTGTGGCGTCGTCTGTACCGGGATGGGCCGGGACGGCGCGGCCGGAATCGAAGCGATTGCCGCCGCTGGTGGGCACACGATCGCCCAGGACGAAGCGACCAGTTCCGTCTTCGGCATCCCGGGTCAGGCGATCCGCACCGGGTGCGTCGACGAGATCGTCCCGGCGGACCTGCTTCCAGATCGCGTCGTCGAGGCGCTCGGAGGTGACCAGCGTGGCGATGGATGA
- a CDS encoding chemotaxis protein CheA: MDDRTEFVQESAERITQLNNDLLAIERDPDDEEAMRRLFRTAHTLKGNAGGAGFDAASDLAHALEDLLEAVRSGRVDVTPALMDVAFDAVDELESMVDEAAETGQIATDPGPTIEAVSEVVERETHSGATTVTGPTSDEIDAVLTGLEPPTAPDFETYLVRLAVTESESGAVTNGVRVLEALIDAFDVLGTDPGRDALEDGTYGGRFDAVFASAVGEEAITAALEPIEVVADFAIEQVSDRFDALAAAADDEDPSADISTEEAADLSVDELLDEFEEFDDLDEKVKEVEGDDDLEVFDEMGEAGSFDDLFEDADVEPEPAVTDDSPADGTASADSHRATGGDDRVKTETGTDTAQTGSTAASADADDEVDDAEAVFAELKEEVEPVGFDELQAELEELEFDEFEEEEIGMDELLAETGDIDDASDAVPAAGAEESVEETTSAADPATADLETDDAFDPAEPEQEQPAADVDEMAVADEPASAADADSDLDPVFDTGVEIEPELSPSDPDPGDETGDDFLENMEAAAGTEPDREEDPDVVDAFDDAADASASASASEDRLEEPDEYVGSDADATDTDDFETPDRWVDDDQRDWTDADADDELADSSADGWADAEADDELADSSADGWADTEADDWSERSDDEWTGSDSVDWADHATGFDSGTGAEDGADPDTDDAPETDDHEATVDVQGDVEVDADDLDDSLESTSVSESEFGLGLDDSAGFEAASDPDSEFGFDDSADSGSTSDPDSEFGFDDSADFETASGPDTEFGFDDSGDDAGFEADDSFDVTDSFEAGTDPGSAFEAGTDPGSEADSESESHPDETSRTIVEEPDIEIPDITVPPETGDRSRDDDEIQSIRVDVEQIDDLLSLVEGLVTTRGRLRHAVETDLDRAALEREVEGLDSLVTDLQGTVMDVRLVPLETVTSRLPRIVRDVARDQDKEVTLELSGMDVELDRAILERLRDPLVHLVRNAVDHGIESPAAREAAGKPIEGQVEVTATRSRDRVTITVADDGHGLEPDALREEAVEANVIEPAAAEALTDEEALELAFHPGLSTAAEVTDVSGRGVGMDVVKRTIEDVDGTIAIDSAPGEGTTIRLTLPVSIAIDDVLFLEVGDLEFGVPTSVVQDVEPIEATETIDGERVLPVEGEAYPVLSLAETFGIGDEAAGEVAAGAGSETATDGGDSSRLEGGESAGRATALETGRSSAPDGMLLRIREDVRPVAIECDHVRDQQEVVVKPYVGFMGDVPGLSGATVRGRGTVVNILDVTTL, from the coding sequence ATGGATGATCGAACCGAGTTCGTTCAGGAGAGCGCCGAGCGGATCACCCAGCTGAACAACGACCTGCTGGCCATCGAGCGCGATCCCGACGACGAAGAGGCCATGCGTCGGCTCTTCCGGACGGCCCACACCCTCAAGGGTAACGCTGGCGGTGCCGGCTTCGACGCGGCGAGCGACCTCGCCCACGCGCTCGAGGACCTCCTCGAGGCGGTTCGATCGGGGCGAGTGGACGTGACTCCGGCGTTGATGGACGTCGCCTTCGACGCCGTCGACGAACTCGAGTCGATGGTCGACGAGGCGGCCGAAACGGGCCAGATCGCGACCGATCCCGGCCCGACGATCGAAGCGGTCAGCGAGGTCGTCGAACGGGAGACTCACTCGGGGGCCACGACGGTCACCGGGCCGACGAGCGACGAGATCGACGCGGTACTCACGGGTCTCGAGCCCCCGACAGCACCGGACTTCGAGACGTACCTCGTCCGACTCGCGGTGACCGAGTCCGAATCGGGGGCAGTCACCAACGGCGTGCGGGTTCTCGAGGCCCTGATCGACGCGTTCGACGTACTCGGGACCGATCCCGGCCGGGACGCACTCGAGGACGGTACCTACGGCGGGCGATTCGACGCCGTCTTCGCCAGCGCAGTCGGCGAGGAGGCGATCACCGCTGCCCTCGAGCCGATCGAGGTCGTCGCCGACTTCGCGATCGAGCAGGTGAGCGACCGGTTCGACGCACTCGCGGCGGCAGCCGACGACGAGGACCCGAGTGCGGACATTTCGACCGAGGAAGCAGCTGACCTCTCGGTCGACGAACTGCTCGACGAGTTCGAGGAGTTCGACGATCTGGACGAGAAGGTCAAAGAGGTCGAAGGCGACGACGACCTCGAGGTGTTCGACGAGATGGGTGAAGCCGGTTCGTTCGACGACCTCTTCGAGGATGCCGACGTCGAGCCGGAACCTGCCGTGACCGACGACTCGCCGGCGGACGGCACGGCGTCGGCCGACAGCCACCGTGCGACCGGTGGGGACGACCGGGTGAAGACAGAGACGGGCACCGACACCGCCCAGACCGGTTCCACCGCCGCGTCGGCAGACGCAGACGACGAGGTCGACGACGCCGAAGCCGTCTTCGCCGAACTCAAAGAGGAAGTCGAACCGGTCGGCTTCGACGAACTCCAGGCGGAACTCGAGGAACTCGAGTTCGACGAGTTCGAGGAAGAAGAGATCGGGATGGACGAGCTACTGGCTGAAACCGGCGATATCGACGACGCGTCGGACGCGGTTCCAGCCGCTGGGGCCGAAGAGTCGGTCGAAGAGACGACGTCGGCTGCCGACCCGGCCACGGCCGACCTCGAGACCGACGACGCGTTCGATCCCGCGGAGCCAGAACAGGAGCAACCGGCCGCCGACGTCGACGAGATGGCCGTAGCCGACGAGCCAGCGTCTGCAGCGGACGCAGACTCCGACCTCGACCCCGTCTTCGACACCGGGGTAGAAATCGAACCGGAGCTGTCCCCGTCAGATCCGGACCCCGGAGACGAGACCGGTGACGACTTCCTCGAGAACATGGAGGCGGCTGCCGGAACCGAACCCGACCGAGAGGAAGATCCCGACGTCGTCGACGCGTTCGACGATGCCGCAGACGCGTCCGCATCAGCCTCAGCGTCCGAGGATCGACTCGAGGAGCCGGACGAGTACGTCGGATCCGACGCCGACGCAACTGATACCGACGACTTCGAGACGCCAGATCGGTGGGTTGACGACGACCAGCGCGACTGGACCGACGCTGATGCAGACGACGAACTGGCCGACTCGAGTGCCGACGGCTGGGCCGACGCCGAGGCGGACGACGAACTGGCCGACTCGAGTGCCGACGGCTGGGCCGACACCGAGGCGGACGACTGGTCGGAGCGATCGGACGACGAGTGGACCGGATCCGATTCGGTCGACTGGGCCGACCACGCGACCGGGTTCGATTCAGGAACCGGCGCTGAGGACGGGGCCGACCCCGATACCGACGACGCGCCCGAGACCGACGACCACGAAGCCACCGTGGACGTGCAAGGAGATGTCGAGGTCGACGCAGACGACCTCGACGACTCCCTCGAATCCACTTCCGTCTCCGAGTCCGAGTTTGGACTCGGGCTCGACGACTCGGCCGGCTTCGAGGCGGCGTCCGACCCCGATAGCGAATTTGGGTTCGACGACTCGGCAGACTCGGGATCGACGTCCGACCCTGATAGTGAATTCGGGTTCGACGACTCGGCCGACTTCGAGACGGCTTCAGGTCCGGACACGGAGTTCGGGTTCGACGATTCGGGCGACGACGCTGGATTCGAGGCCGACGATTCGTTCGACGTGACTGACTCTTTCGAGGCCGGCACCGATCCCGGATCTGCGTTCGAGGCCGGCACCGATCCCGGATCAGAGGCCGACTCCGAGTCCGAATCACATCCCGACGAAACGAGTCGAACGATCGTCGAGGAGCCGGACATCGAGATCCCCGACATCACGGTCCCGCCCGAGACGGGAGACCGGTCGAGAGACGACGACGAGATCCAGTCGATCCGGGTCGACGTCGAGCAGATCGACGACCTTCTCTCGCTCGTCGAGGGACTCGTCACGACCCGCGGTCGGCTCCGACACGCCGTCGAGACCGACCTCGACCGAGCCGCACTCGAGCGCGAGGTCGAGGGACTCGACTCGCTGGTCACCGACCTGCAGGGAACCGTCATGGACGTTCGGCTCGTGCCCCTCGAGACGGTTACCAGTCGGCTCCCCCGGATCGTCAGGGACGTCGCACGTGACCAGGACAAGGAGGTCACCCTCGAACTGTCTGGGATGGACGTCGAACTCGACCGGGCCATCCTCGAGCGACTGCGCGACCCGCTGGTTCACCTCGTCCGAAACGCGGTCGACCACGGGATCGAGTCGCCCGCGGCCCGCGAGGCCGCCGGCAAACCGATCGAAGGACAGGTCGAGGTGACCGCCACGCGCTCGCGCGATCGGGTGACGATCACGGTCGCCGACGACGGTCACGGACTCGAGCCGGACGCGCTCCGAGAAGAGGCCGTCGAGGCGAACGTCATAGAGCCCGCTGCTGCCGAGGCCCTCACCGACGAGGAGGCCCTCGAACTGGCGTTCCACCCCGGCCTCTCGACGGCCGCGGAGGTGACCGACGTCAGCGGTCGCGGGGTCGGAATGGACGTCGTCAAACGGACGATCGAGGACGTCGACGGGACGATCGCGATCGACAGCGCGCCCGGTGAGGGGACGACCATCCGACTCACCCTGCCGGTCTCGATCGCAATCGACGACGTCCTCTTCCTCGAGGTCGGTGACCTCGAGTTCGGCGTCCCGACCAGCGTGGTCCAGGACGTCGAGCCGATCGAGGCGACCGAGACGATCGACGGGGAACGCGTCTTGCCGGTCGAGGGCGAGGCCTACCCCGTCCTCTCGCTTGCGGAGACGTTTGGAATCGGTGACGAAGCCGCAGGCGAGGTCGCCGCCGGTGCGGGAAGCGAAACGGCGACCGACGGCGGTGACTCGTCCCGACTCGAGGGTGGGGAGTCCGCCGGTCGGGCCACCGCACTCGAGACGGGACGATCGAGCGCACCCGACGGGATGCTACTGCGCATCCGCGAGGACGTCAGACCGGTCGCCATCGAGTGTGATCACGTCCGCGATCAGCAGGAGGTCGTCGTCAAACCCTACGTCGGGTTCATGGGCGACGTGCCTGGTCTGAGCGGGGCGACCGTCCGCGGACGCGGTACGGTCGTGAACATTCTCGACGTGACCACGCTATGA
- a CDS encoding chemotaxis protein CheC, whose product MTMMVDIRKLSFINEMAKVGTNGVADNMSKLTGEDARMEVTKTNFVDVDDIESQLEPGKRVGVRVRLLDPPHGHILILFPEASAKKITAIMLNDVVDDMSNVSGKMARSAVEEMGNMMASGFIDGWADVLGRMIDVAAPQLVYAPAEDIVTRTASLGDDDLALFFDSDLTVPSYQIEAEIYAFPDLAEFVEMVNAIDVQPA is encoded by the coding sequence ATGACGATGATGGTCGACATTCGAAAGTTGAGTTTCATAAACGAGATGGCGAAGGTCGGGACGAACGGCGTCGCCGACAACATGAGCAAGTTGACCGGCGAAGACGCCCGGATGGAGGTCACCAAGACCAACTTCGTCGACGTCGACGACATCGAGTCACAGCTCGAGCCCGGCAAGCGCGTCGGGGTGCGAGTGCGACTGCTGGACCCGCCACACGGACACATCCTCATCCTCTTCCCCGAGGCGAGTGCGAAGAAGATCACGGCGATCATGTTGAACGACGTGGTCGACGACATGTCGAACGTCTCTGGAAAGATGGCCAGAAGCGCCGTCGAGGAGATGGGCAACATGATGGCCAGCGGCTTCATCGACGGCTGGGCGGACGTCCTCGGGCGGATGATCGACGTCGCCGCCCCCCAACTCGTCTACGCCCCTGCCGAAGACATCGTCACGCGAACCGCGAGTCTGGGTGACGACGATCTCGCGTTGTTCTTCGACTCTGACCTGACGGTGCCGAGCTACCAGATCGAAGCCGAAATCTACGCGTTCCCCGACCTCGCGGAGTTCGTCGAAATGGTCAACGCCATCGACGTCCAGCCGGCATGA
- a CDS encoding chemotaxis protein CheC: MKLDVNALGTFYRMAREGTGLAAGRLTHMTGVETRVGVTKLNFMRGREIRRELTDGSPKVGVHVGLTGAIDGSSMVVFDREDAHRIVEPLVAEAAPEESEDGDDEADGEEFDRMRESAITEVGQVMNSGFVDGWADVLESVIDVSTPTLLEGESADPFVTDVVDSPGADDLALLFQSRIETVDAEIEFEHYLFPDRASMADLLDRIRTSDGIDYDKLDGFDRMAERGAEEMAKTATTLTGIDTHVEIRRLNFVSLEAIPEQVPDERLVGVAFEFEGVPSGFLLFLFDEESAHEIVDAMVPMALDDVDPDGFDEMGQSAIEELGNIMASGFLDGWANVLDTTIDHSTPEFVHDIGTAAVDPVVVRLGESQEYAFVFDTLVVADGQAFDCEVYAIPDESDLERALNDLDVDRIEDEPTTAEFGEIEHT, translated from the coding sequence ATGAAACTCGACGTCAACGCTCTCGGGACGTTCTACCGGATGGCTCGAGAAGGGACCGGGCTGGCTGCCGGCCGCCTGACACACATGACGGGTGTCGAGACCCGGGTCGGCGTCACGAAGCTAAACTTCATGCGCGGGCGAGAGATCCGCCGAGAGCTCACCGACGGCTCGCCGAAAGTCGGCGTCCACGTCGGACTCACGGGTGCCATCGACGGCTCGTCGATGGTCGTCTTCGATCGAGAAGACGCCCATCGGATCGTCGAACCGCTGGTCGCGGAAGCGGCCCCCGAAGAGTCCGAGGACGGGGACGACGAGGCCGACGGCGAGGAGTTCGACCGCATGCGCGAGAGCGCCATCACCGAGGTTGGACAGGTCATGAACAGCGGCTTCGTCGACGGCTGGGCGGACGTCCTCGAGTCGGTTATCGACGTCTCGACGCCGACCCTGCTCGAGGGTGAATCGGCGGATCCGTTCGTCACCGATGTCGTCGACTCACCGGGCGCAGACGACCTCGCGTTGCTCTTCCAGAGCCGGATCGAGACCGTCGACGCCGAAATCGAGTTCGAACACTACCTCTTTCCCGACCGGGCGTCGATGGCCGACCTGCTCGACCGAATCCGGACGAGCGACGGCATCGACTACGACAAACTCGACGGCTTCGACCGGATGGCCGAACGCGGCGCGGAGGAGATGGCCAAGACGGCGACGACGCTGACGGGGATCGACACCCACGTCGAGATCCGGCGGCTCAACTTCGTCTCGCTCGAGGCGATTCCCGAGCAGGTGCCCGACGAGCGACTCGTCGGTGTCGCCTTCGAGTTCGAGGGCGTCCCCAGCGGCTTCCTGTTGTTCCTCTTCGACGAGGAGTCGGCCCACGAGATCGTCGACGCGATGGTGCCGATGGCGCTGGACGACGTCGATCCAGACGGCTTCGACGAGATGGGCCAGAGCGCCATCGAGGAACTCGGGAACATCATGGCCAGTGGCTTCCTCGACGGCTGGGCGAACGTCCTCGACACGACGATCGACCACTCGACGCCGGAGTTCGTCCACGACATCGGGACGGCCGCCGTCGACCCCGTGGTCGTCCGGCTGGGTGAGTCTCAGGAGTACGCCTTCGTCTTCGACACCCTCGTCGTCGCAGACGGGCAGGCCTTCGACTGTGAGGTGTACGCCATCCCCGACGAGTCGGACCTCGAACGTGCGCTGAACGACCTCGACGTCGATCGGATCGAGGACGAACCCACGACCGCCGAATTCGGCGAAATCGAGCACACATGA
- a CDS encoding chemotaxis protein CheD has translation MKTYGSEPGAPSPVRVGISELVVSEGDDTLTSYGLGSCLAIALYDPDEEIGGLAHAMLPSGDAVENGDAKPGKYADTAIRALLRRMVERGATYTAVEAKLAGGSDMFEFESFGDGVGRRNVAAARAELEKLGVPIVAEDVGGEHGRTVTFTPGTGELLVKTADEAEHGVKHL, from the coding sequence ATGAAGACCTACGGCAGCGAACCGGGCGCTCCGTCGCCGGTCCGGGTTGGTATCTCCGAACTGGTCGTCAGCGAGGGCGACGATACACTGACGTCCTACGGACTCGGGTCGTGTCTGGCCATCGCCCTCTACGACCCGGACGAAGAAATCGGTGGCCTCGCTCACGCGATGTTACCCTCCGGTGACGCCGTCGAGAACGGCGACGCGAAACCGGGAAAGTACGCCGACACCGCGATCCGGGCACTGCTCCGGCGGATGGTCGAACGCGGCGCCACCTACACCGCCGTCGAGGCCAAACTCGCCGGCGGCAGCGACATGTTCGAGTTCGAGAGCTTCGGCGACGGCGTCGGCCGGCGGAACGTCGCCGCAGCCCGCGCAGAACTCGAGAAACTCGGCGTGCCGATCGTCGCCGAAGACGTCGGCGGTGAGCACGGTCGAACCGTGACGTTTACCCCCGGGACGGGGGAACTCCTCGTCAAGACGGCAGACGAGGCCGAACACGGAGTGAAACACCTGTGA
- a CDS encoding CheR family methyltransferase, with amino-acid sequence MTDDAFDAILSFVEDELSFATSHYNDSYLDRRISSRIRRTRTGDYAEYFDLLRGDPDEQQALVQSMSINVTGFFRNPDVWEGIRTVLREIASEQDEIRIWSAACADGREPYSLSMLVHDDPAVDASSVRILGTDISRPALETARSGIYETSRTVDVGEQLSFLDDPAEYVAVDGDTYRIAPQVKRPVEFERHDLINDDPKSGFDLVVCRNLFIYIDNAYKASMLGSIAESMRPGGTLVIGKAETIPPNLKSAFSVRDARLRIYDRE; translated from the coding sequence GTGACAGACGACGCGTTCGACGCTATTCTCTCGTTCGTCGAGGACGAACTCTCGTTCGCGACGAGCCACTACAACGACAGCTATCTCGATCGACGGATTTCCTCACGTATCCGCCGAACCCGCACCGGCGACTACGCCGAGTACTTCGACCTGCTCCGGGGCGACCCCGACGAACAGCAGGCGCTCGTCCAGTCGATGAGCATCAACGTCACCGGCTTCTTCCGAAACCCGGACGTCTGGGAGGGGATCAGAACCGTCCTCCGGGAAATCGCCTCCGAGCAGGACGAGATCCGGATCTGGAGTGCCGCCTGCGCCGACGGCCGGGAACCGTACTCACTCTCGATGCTGGTCCACGACGACCCCGCTGTCGACGCCTCGAGCGTCCGGATCCTCGGAACCGACATCAGCAGACCCGCCCTCGAGACGGCTCGCAGCGGCATCTACGAGACGTCGCGCACGGTCGACGTCGGCGAGCAACTCTCCTTTCTCGACGACCCGGCCGAGTACGTCGCAGTCGACGGCGACACCTACCGGATCGCACCGCAGGTCAAACGACCCGTCGAGTTCGAGCGCCACGACCTCATCAACGACGACCCGAAGTCCGGGTTCGACCTCGTGGTCTGTCGGAACCTCTTTATTTACATCGACAACGCCTACAAGGCCTCGATGCTCGGGTCGATCGCCGAATCGATGCGCCCGGGCGGGACGCTCGTCATCGGGAAAGCAGAGACCATCCCACCGAACCTCAAGTCTGCGTTTTCGGTCCGGGACGCCCGGCTTCGCATTTACGACCGGGAGTGA
- a CDS encoding DUF7289 family protein, with product MKSQAFTPGADSRDGDRGVSEVLAFVMVFGIILASVGLLSMTAFQAMEEYQEFEQVNNAERAMSALAENFDDVVRYDGVEHRYGEIAMQSGSVVTSPNGTTLNITANDRPLEDEHPEFENVTDDGKLTLGTFRYEHGSEEIAYESGGVIRATEFDGEVDSVVREYPPIRYNEETDTAVISLVAIDADERSLRSDGSIGVSMHVEDRTTKVLEGDDLEIRAEDPDTRYGDAWDDVLEGWDGEHEPDRVVLTIVEVEVDY from the coding sequence ATGAAGTCGCAGGCGTTCACCCCGGGAGCTGACTCGAGAGACGGTGATCGCGGCGTCTCCGAGGTGCTGGCGTTCGTGATGGTCTTTGGCATCATCCTCGCGTCGGTCGGTCTCCTCTCGATGACGGCCTTCCAGGCGATGGAAGAGTATCAGGAGTTCGAGCAGGTGAACAACGCCGAACGAGCGATGAGCGCACTGGCCGAGAACTTCGACGATGTCGTCCGGTACGACGGCGTCGAGCACCGCTACGGTGAGATCGCGATGCAGTCGGGATCCGTGGTGACGAGCCCCAACGGAACGACGCTCAACATCACCGCCAACGACCGCCCGCTCGAGGACGAACACCCCGAGTTCGAGAACGTCACCGACGACGGAAAACTCACCCTCGGAACCTTCCGGTACGAACACGGCAGCGAGGAAATCGCCTACGAGAGCGGCGGCGTGATCCGCGCGACCGAGTTCGACGGCGAGGTCGACAGCGTCGTCCGCGAGTACCCGCCGATCAGGTACAACGAGGAGACGGACACGGCGGTCATCTCGCTGGTCGCGATCGACGCCGACGAACGCTCGCTCCGGAGCGACGGGAGCATCGGCGTCTCGATGCACGTCGAGGATCGGACGACGAAAGTGCTCGAGGGCGACGACCTCGAGATTCGGGCCGAGGATCCGGACACCCGCTACGGCGACGCCTGGGACGACGTCCTCGAGGGCTGGGACGGTGAGCACGAACCCGATCGAGTCGTTCTCACGATCGTCGAGGTCGAAGTCGACTACTGA
- a CDS encoding DUF7266 family protein — protein sequence MTRSRRESTASTNSLTGDDRAVSIAITHVLTIAITTILVAMLVTSAGGMLETETDRSAETSLETIGERLAGEVGSVDRLAPDGDGSVTVVADHPRTVANSGYTVEILDSDTCNSEAPLINSTNPCLELTATDADVTTHVPVSNETALDTDAAVPGGTIEVRYDEGNEEITLEEVTR from the coding sequence ATGACCAGATCCAGACGCGAGTCCACAGCTTCGACGAACTCACTCACAGGTGACGATCGCGCCGTCTCGATCGCGATCACCCACGTCCTGACCATCGCCATCACGACCATCCTCGTGGCGATGCTCGTCACCAGCGCCGGCGGGATGCTCGAGACCGAGACAGACCGGTCTGCCGAGACCTCTCTCGAGACGATCGGCGAACGACTCGCCGGCGAGGTCGGCAGTGTCGACCGGCTGGCACCTGACGGTGATGGAAGCGTGACTGTCGTCGCCGATCACCCGCGAACGGTCGCGAACTCCGGGTACACCGTCGAAATACTCGATTCGGACACGTGCAACAGTGAAGCACCGTTGATCAACAGCACGAATCCCTGTCTCGAGTTGACCGCGACCGACGCGGACGTGACGACGCACGTCCCGGTGTCGAACGAGACGGCCCTCGACACCGACGCCGCGGTCCCCGGTGGCACGATCGAAGTCCGCTACGACGAAGGGAACGAAGAGATCACGCTCGAGGAGGTGACCCGATGA
- a CDS encoding DUF7261 family protein, with translation MVIDDQRRDRGQIILIAAVVIAFIVLGVVVVFNGVLYTETISSSSTSQSTADAELVDQELEAAVVDLALYANAGGSMSSDFEDVLEDELFDQYRETKVNSQPVLVDAGVDDVTSGTAGADLSSYNDETIVDSDEIGHFELELADDTGEVTIVANRSGSLEAITIEGISGSYDVDSPSGSCEIQSDTARVDLVTGSVSAPTDSDCEPALDPIEDGETYDDIELDAAVSDGSVYYESSNDDVLAVTLDVTYESSTVSYHDENREINVYGEQR, from the coding sequence ATGGTGATCGACGACCAGCGTCGCGACCGCGGCCAGATCATCCTCATCGCCGCCGTCGTCATCGCGTTCATCGTCCTCGGCGTCGTCGTCGTCTTCAACGGCGTCCTCTACACCGAGACGATCTCCTCGAGTTCGACCAGCCAGAGCACCGCAGATGCCGAACTGGTCGATCAGGAACTCGAGGCGGCGGTCGTCGACCTTGCCCTGTATGCGAACGCTGGCGGATCGATGAGTAGTGACTTCGAGGACGTTCTCGAGGACGAATTGTTCGACCAGTATCGGGAAACGAAAGTCAACAGCCAGCCTGTACTCGTCGACGCCGGGGTCGACGACGTCACCAGCGGAACGGCCGGCGCTGACCTCTCATCGTATAACGATGAAACGATCGTCGACAGCGATGAGATCGGTCATTTCGAACTCGAGCTGGCAGACGACACTGGTGAGGTCACGATCGTGGCAAACCGCTCCGGTTCACTCGAGGCGATCACAATCGAGGGAATCAGTGGGTCCTACGACGTCGACAGCCCCAGTGGATCCTGTGAGATCCAGAGCGATACAGCGCGAGTCGATCTCGTTACCGGATCCGTCTCCGCTCCGACGGACAGTGACTGTGAGCCGGCACTGGACCCCATCGAGGATGGAGAGACGTACGATGACATCGAACTCGATGCTGCTGTTTCAGATGGCAGCGTCTACTACGAATCGTCAAACGACGACGTGCTTGCGGTGACACTCGACGTTACCTACGAGTCGAGTACCGTCTCGTATCACGACGAGAACAGGGAGATCAACGTCTACGGTGAGCAACGATGA